The DNA window GGGGGATCAGGAAAAGCGTTTATGGCAAGGAATGGTATTTTTGATGATGTGGATATTGCTTTAACGTGGCATCCAATGTCAAATAATGCAATTTTCTCTACCAGTTCTCTTGCAAACTATCAAATATATTTTAAATTTCATGGTAGAAGTGCCCATGCAGCAGCTTGTCCTCATTTAGGAAGAAGTGCGTTAGATGCTGTAGAATTAATGAATATAGGTGCAAATTATCTGAGAGAACATATTATTCCAGAGGCTCGTGTTCATTATGCAGTTACAAATACAGGTGGAAGTTCTCCTAATGTAGTACAACCTGAAGCAGAAGTATTATATCTTATTCGAGCACCTAAATTAGCACAAGTCCAAGAAATTTATGAAAGGGTATGCAAAATAGCAAAGGGAGCAGCTATGATGACAGAGACAGAATGTGAGATACTCTTTGATAAAGCTTGCTCTAACCTTATTCCTAATCATACTCTTGAAAAAATTCTTTATGAAAACTTCAAGGAAGTAGGTGCTCCAGTGTTTAATGAAGAAGAAAGAAAATTTGCGAAGAAGATAAGAACTACATTATCTGATTCTGATAAAGAGAATGAGATAAAAATGGCCGTTTCCCTTATGGGAAAAGAAGATAGAGAAATACTAAAAAAATTGAAACAAAAGGATTTATCGGATATACTCTTACCTTATAAACATTTTACTATGACCCTAGCTGGTTCTACTGATGTGGGGGATGTTAGTTGGGTGACACCAACGGCTCAAATAATTACAGCATGTAGTGCTTTTGGTACGCCAGCACATTCTTGGCAGACAGTAGCACAGGGGGCAACGAGTATAGCACATAAAGGAATGATCACCGCAGGAAAAGTTATTGCAATGACTGCTATAGACGTATTGGAAAATCCTGAAATTGCTGAAAAGGCTAAAGAAGAACTAAGAGAAAAGCTTGACGGAGATACTTATAATTGTCCAATTCCTAAAGGGGTGAAACCTTCAGCAATTAAGTAGGTTTTATTAGAAAAGGGGCCCTAGATAGTTTTTATCTAAAACTCCTTTTCTAATAGACTTTATTTTTTTATAATTAGGAATATAACTAGAAAAATTCCATTGATTTTTATTATGTTAATCTGCTTTTAAACCAGCTCCACACAAAGGAAGAATTATTTTTTTATCCTTTAGATTATTTGCTTTGGCATAATCAAA is part of the Crassaminicella profunda genome and encodes:
- a CDS encoding M20 family metallopeptidase; this translates as MIDKKRISEIIEEKKNIFIEVNDKIWEYAETRFEEYKSADLLCKVLKNEGFNVERDIADITTAFLGSYGSGKPVVAILGEYDALSGISQKCGISNKESLIDGGNGHGCGHNILGAGALAAAVAVKNYMEENNVKGTIRYYGCPGEEGGSGKAFMARNGIFDDVDIALTWHPMSNNAIFSTSSLANYQIYFKFHGRSAHAAACPHLGRSALDAVELMNIGANYLREHIIPEARVHYAVTNTGGSSPNVVQPEAEVLYLIRAPKLAQVQEIYERVCKIAKGAAMMTETECEILFDKACSNLIPNHTLEKILYENFKEVGAPVFNEEERKFAKKIRTTLSDSDKENEIKMAVSLMGKEDREILKKLKQKDLSDILLPYKHFTMTLAGSTDVGDVSWVTPTAQIITACSAFGTPAHSWQTVAQGATSIAHKGMITAGKVIAMTAIDVLENPEIAEKAKEELREKLDGDTYNCPIPKGVKPSAIK